From Polynucleobacter difficilis, a single genomic window includes:
- the rimP gene encoding ribosome maturation factor RimP has translation MREQQIISAELGNLGYALVDIEREAGGLLRVTIENQDYERLITVEDCEKVSHQLSYSLPVENIPYERLEISSPGLDRPVKSAADFVRFAGFEVDLKLRVAVSGRKNFRGVLEGLIAGSVDSPDAKFGLLFEASDGAESQLEFSLAEVDKTRLVPVIDFKGRKS, from the coding sequence GTGCGAGAGCAGCAGATTATTTCTGCCGAGTTGGGAAATCTAGGTTACGCGTTGGTTGATATTGAGCGCGAAGCCGGAGGCTTGCTACGTGTAACGATTGAGAATCAAGACTACGAGCGTTTAATCACGGTCGAGGATTGCGAAAAAGTAAGTCACCAGTTGAGTTACTCCTTGCCGGTGGAAAACATTCCGTATGAACGACTGGAGATCTCGTCCCCAGGACTGGATCGCCCTGTGAAAAGTGCTGCTGATTTTGTGCGATTTGCGGGTTTTGAAGTTGATCTGAAACTGCGTGTTGCAGTGTCTGGTCGCAAGAATTTTCGTGGCGTATTGGAGGGGCTCATCGCTGGAAGCGTTGACTCACCCGATGCCAAGTTTGGTTTGTTGTTTGAGGCGAGCGATGGTGCAGAGTCTCAGTTGGAGTTTTCCCTTGCCGAGGTCGATAAGACTCGGTTGGTCCCTGTCATTGATTTCAAAGGAAGAAAATCATGA
- the nusA gene encoding transcription termination factor NusA: protein MSREVLMLADALAREKNVDREIVFEALELALASATKKRYEEDVDVRVGIDRESGEYESFRRWLVVPNEAGLQEPDKEILLFEAQEQFPDMEVGEFIEEQIESLAFGRIGAQAAKQVILQRIRDAEREQILNDYLERGELVMTGTVKRADKNGLIIESGRVEALLRRDQMIPKENLRSGDRVRAYILKVDREVRGPQIELSRTCPEFLIKLFENEVPEIEQGLLELKGAARDPGVRAKIAVVTYDKRIDPIGTCVGVRGTRVTAVRNEVAGEAVDIVLWSEDPAQFVIGALAPAQVSSIVVDEERHAMDVVVDEENLAIAIGRSGQNVRLASELTGWQINIMTPEESADKTEKEVAVVRQIFMDKLDVDQEVADILIEEGFNTLEEVAYVPLSEMLEIDAFDEDTVNELRTRARDSLLTMELAKEERVGEVSQDLRSLEGMTTELIAKLADNQVHTRDDLAELAVDELVEATQIDEETAKTLIMKAREHWFTS from the coding sequence ATGAGTCGTGAAGTTCTCATGTTGGCTGACGCCCTGGCGCGTGAAAAAAACGTTGATCGTGAAATTGTTTTCGAGGCACTCGAGCTTGCGCTCGCCTCGGCTACAAAGAAACGCTATGAAGAGGATGTTGACGTTCGCGTCGGCATCGATCGCGAGTCTGGTGAGTACGAAAGCTTTCGCCGCTGGCTAGTTGTCCCCAATGAGGCTGGATTGCAAGAGCCCGACAAAGAAATCCTGTTGTTTGAAGCCCAAGAGCAATTTCCGGACATGGAAGTCGGCGAATTCATTGAAGAACAGATCGAGTCCCTCGCATTTGGCCGTATTGGCGCACAAGCTGCCAAGCAAGTGATTCTGCAGCGCATTCGGGATGCCGAGCGTGAGCAAATTCTGAACGATTACCTTGAGCGTGGCGAGCTAGTCATGACCGGTACGGTCAAGCGCGCTGATAAAAATGGCCTCATCATTGAATCGGGTCGTGTAGAAGCCTTATTGCGCCGCGACCAGATGATTCCAAAAGAGAATTTACGTTCCGGCGATCGCGTACGCGCCTATATTTTGAAAGTGGATCGTGAAGTACGCGGCCCCCAAATCGAACTGTCACGTACTTGCCCAGAATTTCTCATTAAGCTATTTGAGAATGAAGTGCCTGAGATTGAGCAAGGCTTGCTCGAGCTTAAAGGTGCTGCTCGTGACCCTGGCGTACGCGCTAAAATTGCGGTTGTCACCTATGACAAGCGCATCGATCCAATCGGTACCTGCGTTGGTGTTCGTGGAACCCGCGTTACAGCGGTTCGCAACGAGGTTGCTGGTGAAGCAGTCGATATTGTTCTGTGGTCTGAAGATCCTGCGCAATTTGTGATTGGCGCGCTCGCTCCAGCACAAGTGTCATCGATCGTGGTGGATGAAGAGCGCCATGCAATGGACGTAGTGGTGGACGAAGAGAATTTGGCCATCGCCATTGGTCGTAGCGGTCAAAACGTACGTTTGGCCAGTGAATTAACCGGCTGGCAAATCAACATCATGACACCAGAAGAGTCGGCCGATAAAACTGAAAAAGAAGTGGCTGTTGTGCGCCAAATCTTTATGGATAAACTCGACGTTGATCAAGAGGTAGCTGATATTTTGATTGAAGAAGGCTTCAATACGCTCGAGGAAGTAGCTTATGTTCCATTAAGCGAAATGCTCGAGATCGATGCCTTTGATGAAGATACCGTAAACGAACTGCGGACCCGTGCCCGTGATTCTTTGCTGACGATGGAGTTAGCAAAAGAAGAGCGCGTTGGCGAGGTATCCCAAGATTTACGTTCCCTTGAGGGAATGACGACGGAGTTGATTGCAAAGCTTGCTGACAATCAAGTTCATACCCGTGACGACCTTGCTGAACTGGCTGTTGATGAGCTAGTTGAGGCGACACAAATTGACGAAGAAACAGCGAAAACGCTCATCATGAAAGCGCGCGAACATTGGTTTACTTCATGA